In a genomic window of Flavobacterium lipolyticum:
- a CDS encoding helix-turn-helix domain-containing protein: MDIISFLTSIAKISVFVSFLLAFFLLTVQTKNKLTNRLFAFYLIFFALDNSGIFIDDQFIKAHFNLEFFRWTACSLVLPFFYLYVLSVCFTDFRLRSKHLLHAIPFVLLNVFYMFRLYFLTNAEKMVFYNQRDQSSEMFFLFLALALQIVFYSIGVALVLKKYKAIYEENYTNPRSSVFKWLLQIAAIFFVLYYLCIIKNALRYVNYDSLWIWSNVILQFMVLVITCWFVLKALNHPDLFRGIDSKLQLAKDILPKQNNNVGEKEHQNEVISDQIATLKLYMTEKEPFLDPSLTIQELSNQINIPVRDLSVLINHHIDQHFFDFVNEYRIQKAMNLLKDQSKSQLTVLEILYEVGFNSKSSFNTSFKKYTNLTPTAYRNAS, encoded by the coding sequence ATGGATATAATTAGCTTTTTAACGAGTATCGCAAAAATATCAGTCTTTGTTTCTTTTTTACTGGCCTTCTTTTTACTCACAGTGCAAACAAAGAATAAATTGACAAACCGACTGTTTGCTTTCTATTTAATATTTTTTGCCCTTGATAACAGCGGTATTTTTATTGATGATCAGTTTATAAAAGCCCATTTTAATTTAGAATTTTTCAGATGGACGGCTTGTTCTCTGGTTTTGCCTTTTTTCTATCTGTACGTTTTGTCCGTTTGTTTCACGGATTTTAGATTGAGATCGAAACATTTACTACACGCAATTCCATTTGTACTCCTGAACGTCTTTTATATGTTCAGGCTTTACTTTTTAACAAACGCCGAAAAAATGGTGTTTTACAACCAGCGTGATCAGTCGTCGGAGATGTTCTTTTTGTTTCTCGCTTTGGCCTTGCAAATTGTATTTTACAGCATTGGAGTAGCTTTGGTCTTAAAAAAATACAAAGCAATATATGAGGAAAATTATACCAATCCCAGAAGTTCTGTTTTTAAATGGCTGCTTCAGATAGCGGCTATATTCTTTGTTTTGTATTATTTATGTATCATTAAGAATGCTTTAAGATATGTGAATTATGATTCGTTATGGATTTGGTCTAATGTAATATTGCAGTTTATGGTTTTGGTAATAACCTGCTGGTTTGTATTAAAAGCCCTGAATCATCCGGATCTTTTTCGTGGTATCGATTCTAAACTGCAATTGGCCAAAGATATTCTTCCTAAACAGAATAATAATGTCGGAGAAAAGGAGCATCAAAACGAAGTGATTTCAGATCAAATTGCGACATTGAAGCTTTACATGACCGAAAAAGAACCTTTTCTGGACCCGTCATTAACCATTCAGGAACTTTCGAATCAAATCAATATTCCGGTTCGGGATTTATCGGTTTTAATCAATCATCATATCGATCAGCATTTTTTTGATTTTGTAAATGAATATCGCATTCAAAAAGCAATGAATTTACTGAAAGATCAGTCCAAAAGTCAGCTTACAGTTTTGGAAATTTTGTATGAAGTAGGTTTTAATTCAAAATCTTCTTTTAATACGTCTTTTAAAAAATATACAAATCTAACCCCTACAGCTTATCGGAACGCCTCATAA
- a CDS encoding DNA topoisomerase IV subunit B, translated as MLEQNQYTEDNIRSLDWKEHIRMRPGMYIGKLGDGSSPDDGIYILLKEVLDNCIDEFVMGSGKTIEVTIRDKTVSVRDYGRGIPLGKVVDVVSKMNTGGKYDSKAFQKSVGLNGVGTKAVNALSNYFRVESVRDDKQKGAEFSAGNLVLEEDIIETTKRKGTKVTFTPDESIFKNYKFRLEYVIKMVKNYCYLNNGLTIIFNGEKYYSENGLRDLLEETINEEDLEYPIIHLKDHDIEIALTHSKTQYSEEYHSFVNGQNTTQGGTHLAAYREAIVKTIREFYNKNFEASDVRKSIVSAISIKVMEPVFESQTKTKLGSTDMGSDDGTPPVSVRTFVNDFIKNKLDSYLHKNPPTAEALLRKILQAERERKELSGIRKLATDRAKKANLHNKKLRDCRAHLPDTKNPRNLESTLFITEGDSASGSITKSRDVNTQAVFSLRGKPLNSYGMSKKIVYENEEFNLLQAALDIEDGLEKLRYNNIVIATDADVDGMHIRLLLITFFLQFFPELIKEGHLYILQTPLFRVRNKKETIYCYSEEERKDAIEKLKPKPEITRFKGLGEISPDEFKNFIGDTIRLDPIMMDKNTSIEQLLSFYMGKNTPDRQEFIIKNLKVELDAVEEEV; from the coding sequence ATGCTAGAGCAAAATCAATATACCGAAGATAACATTCGATCACTCGATTGGAAAGAACATATCCGTATGCGTCCCGGAATGTATATCGGGAAATTGGGAGACGGATCTTCGCCTGATGATGGTATTTATATTCTTCTAAAAGAGGTACTGGACAACTGTATTGATGAGTTTGTAATGGGCTCAGGGAAAACTATTGAAGTGACTATCAGAGATAAAACGGTTTCGGTTCGTGATTACGGACGTGGAATTCCGTTAGGGAAAGTGGTGGATGTCGTTTCAAAAATGAATACGGGAGGAAAGTACGATTCAAAAGCTTTCCAGAAATCGGTTGGTTTGAATGGTGTCGGAACAAAAGCGGTAAATGCATTGTCGAACTATTTTCGTGTAGAATCGGTTCGTGACGATAAACAAAAAGGGGCTGAGTTTTCTGCGGGAAATCTGGTTCTTGAAGAAGATATAATTGAAACAACGAAGCGAAAAGGAACAAAAGTTACTTTTACGCCGGATGAATCGATTTTTAAAAATTATAAATTCCGTTTAGAATATGTAATCAAAATGGTCAAGAACTATTGTTATCTGAACAATGGTTTGACAATTATTTTCAATGGAGAAAAATATTATTCAGAGAACGGACTTCGTGATTTATTAGAAGAAACCATCAACGAAGAAGATTTAGAATACCCTATTATCCATTTAAAAGATCATGATATCGAAATTGCTTTAACGCACAGTAAAACGCAATACAGCGAGGAATATCATTCTTTTGTTAACGGACAAAACACCACACAGGGAGGAACGCACTTAGCGGCCTATAGAGAAGCCATTGTTAAAACCATTCGTGAATTTTACAATAAAAACTTTGAAGCTTCTGATGTTCGTAAGTCGATAGTGAGTGCGATTAGTATTAAAGTGATGGAACCGGTTTTTGAGTCTCAGACCAAAACCAAATTAGGTTCTACTGATATGGGTTCTGATGACGGAACACCTCCGGTTTCGGTTCGTACTTTTGTAAATGATTTTATCAAAAACAAATTAGACAGCTATCTACATAAAAATCCGCCAACGGCCGAAGCTTTATTGCGCAAAATTCTACAAGCGGAGAGAGAGCGTAAAGAATTATCAGGAATTCGTAAACTAGCTACAGATCGTGCTAAAAAGGCGAATCTTCACAATAAAAAATTAAGAGATTGCCGTGCGCATCTTCCCGATACAAAGAATCCAAGAAATCTGGAAAGTACCCTTTTCATTACAGAGGGAGATTCGGCTTCCGGATCGATCACCAAATCGCGTGATGTGAATACACAGGCAGTTTTCAGTTTGCGCGGTAAGCCTTTGAATTCCTATGGAATGAGCAAGAAAATTGTGTACGAAAATGAGGAATTTAACTTATTGCAGGCAGCCCTGGATATTGAAGACGGACTGGAGAAATTGCGTTACAACAATATCGTGATCGCAACCGATGCCGATGTCGACGGTATGCACATTCGTTTGCTGTTGATTACTTTTTTCCTTCAGTTTTTTCCGGAGTTAATCAAAGAAGGACATTTATATATTTTGCAGACACCGCTTTTCAGGGTTCGTAACAAAAAAGAAACGATCTATTGTTATTCTGAAGAAGAACGAAAAGATGCAATCGAAAAGCTTAAACCCAAACCGGAAATCACCCGATTTAAAGGTTTAGGAGAGATTTCTCCGGATGAGTTTAAAAATTTCATCGGAGACACCATTCGTCTTGACCCAATTATGATGGATAAAAATACCTCAATCGAGCAATTATTATCTTTTTACATGGGTAAAAATACTCCGGACAGGCAAGAGTTTATTATCAAGAATTTGAAAGTGGAATTAGATGCAGTTGAAGAAGAAGTTTAA
- a CDS encoding type II toxin-antitoxin system RelE/ParE family toxin has protein sequence MGKKIIWSSNALNQLEDIHFYIFFESKSIAIADKVVNTIFDSTEILKTQPEIYKHDTQKTNNDGSFRVYTVYNYSVSYQITEEIIYILRVRHNARKSKKHSWKV, from the coding sequence ATGGGGAAGAAAATAATTTGGTCCAGCAATGCTTTGAATCAATTAGAAGACATTCATTTTTACATTTTCTTTGAAAGCAAATCAATTGCAATCGCTGATAAAGTTGTCAATACTATTTTTGACAGTACCGAAATTCTTAAAACTCAACCCGAAATTTATAAACACGACACTCAAAAAACCAATAATGATGGTAGTTTTAGAGTTTATACGGTTTACAATTATTCGGTTTCCTATCAAATAACAGAGGAAATCATTTATATCCTTAGGGTGCGTCACAATGCACGAAAATCCAAAAAACACTCATGGAAAGTCTAA
- a CDS encoding DNA gyrase/topoisomerase IV subunit A produces MKDEEDDNIIPGDDENNSEENLDNIQEGDDDEIIDVDAKHFEGAHFYENQEQEGEDVITKVTGMYKDWFLDYASYVILERAVPAIEDGFKPVQRRIMHSLKELDDGRYNKVANVVGHTMQYHPHGDASIGDAMVQIGQKDLLIDCQGNWGNILTGDGAAASRYIEARLSKFALEVLYSPKITDWGVSYDGRRAEPNNLPVKFPLLLAQGAEGIAVGLSTKVLPHNFNELIDASIKILKGRAFTLYPDFMTQGIADVSNYNDGLRGGRVRVRAKIAQLDKNTLVITQIPFSTNTSSLIDSILKANEKGKIKIKKIEDNTAADVEILIHLFPGVSPDKTIDALFAFTACETSVAPLGCVIEDNKPLFIGVSEMLKISTHRTVDLLRQELEIQLEELKNKWHFSTLEKIFIREEMYIDFKLYSDRESLYKYLYDRFEPFKKSFVREINDEDLQRLTQIPMIRITRFDSDKADDFIAKLEDEMKEVEYNLENLTDFAIAYFTKLKEKYGKGRERQTELRVFDNVEATKVVLRNTKLFVNREEGFVGTSLKKDEYVADCSDIDDVIVFLRDGTMMISKVDAKTFIGKDIIHVAVFDKSDKRTIYNMMYRDGKSGPSYIKRFNVTGVTRDKAYDLTNGTNGSQVVYFSHNPNGEAEVVTILLRQIGTIKKLKFDIDFAKLAIKGRGSKGNLVTKYPIKKIELKEKGISTLLPRKVWFDDTVKRLNVDARGELLGEFKPSDKILIISQAGKLKVIIPELSTHFEEDMIVLEKWKPKKPISAIYYDGEKERYFLKRFLVENEGKEESFITDHPNSQLEIVSTDYRPLAQLVFAKVKGVQKEDLHIDVEDFIAVKGFKALGNQLTSDKLKQVNLLEPLPYEEPVEEVPERVIADDDDAVETELDDDGQIGLVLE; encoded by the coding sequence ATGAAAGACGAAGAAGACGATAACATCATTCCGGGCGACGACGAGAATAATTCAGAAGAAAACCTGGATAACATTCAGGAAGGAGATGACGATGAAATTATCGATGTAGATGCCAAACATTTTGAAGGAGCGCATTTTTACGAAAATCAGGAACAGGAAGGTGAAGACGTAATTACGAAAGTTACCGGAATGTACAAGGACTGGTTTTTGGACTATGCTTCGTACGTAATTCTGGAACGTGCAGTTCCTGCTATCGAGGACGGATTTAAACCCGTTCAGCGTCGTATTATGCACTCTTTAAAAGAGCTGGATGATGGTCGTTATAACAAAGTAGCCAATGTTGTTGGTCACACCATGCAGTATCACCCGCACGGGGATGCAAGTATTGGTGATGCTATGGTGCAAATTGGACAGAAAGATTTATTGATCGATTGTCAAGGAAACTGGGGTAATATTTTAACAGGTGACGGAGCAGCAGCTTCGCGTTATATTGAAGCACGTTTGTCTAAATTTGCTTTAGAGGTTTTGTATTCTCCAAAAATTACCGATTGGGGTGTTTCCTATGATGGTCGTCGTGCAGAACCGAATAATCTTCCGGTAAAATTTCCGTTGCTTTTGGCACAGGGAGCAGAAGGGATTGCAGTAGGACTTTCGACAAAAGTTTTGCCTCACAATTTCAACGAATTAATTGATGCTTCGATTAAAATTTTAAAAGGAAGAGCTTTTACGCTGTATCCTGATTTTATGACGCAGGGTATTGCTGACGTGTCTAATTATAACGACGGACTTCGTGGCGGACGTGTGCGTGTGCGTGCTAAAATTGCTCAGCTGGACAAAAATACACTGGTGATTACGCAAATTCCGTTTTCGACCAATACCTCGAGTTTAATTGACAGTATTTTGAAAGCCAATGAAAAAGGTAAAATCAAAATCAAGAAAATTGAAGACAATACCGCGGCCGATGTAGAGATTTTAATTCATCTTTTCCCGGGAGTTTCTCCGGATAAAACCATAGACGCGCTGTTTGCTTTTACAGCTTGTGAAACTTCTGTGGCACCTTTAGGCTGTGTGATTGAAGACAATAAGCCTTTGTTTATCGGAGTTTCTGAGATGTTGAAAATATCGACGCACAGAACAGTTGATTTACTTCGTCAGGAGCTGGAAATTCAGTTAGAGGAATTAAAAAATAAATGGCATTTCTCGACTTTAGAAAAAATCTTCATTCGTGAAGAAATGTACATTGACTTCAAATTGTATTCGGATAGAGAATCACTTTATAAATATTTATACGACCGTTTTGAGCCGTTCAAAAAATCATTCGTCAGAGAAATCAACGATGAAGATTTACAGCGATTGACTCAGATACCGATGATTCGTATTACCCGTTTTGACTCTGATAAGGCCGATGATTTTATCGCGAAGTTAGAAGATGAAATGAAGGAGGTAGAGTACAATCTGGAAAATTTAACGGATTTTGCTATTGCCTACTTCACTAAATTAAAAGAGAAATACGGAAAAGGGCGCGAGCGTCAGACTGAACTTCGTGTTTTTGATAATGTCGAAGCTACAAAAGTTGTTTTGCGTAACACAAAACTTTTTGTAAATAGAGAAGAAGGTTTCGTAGGAACCAGTTTAAAGAAAGACGAATACGTAGCCGATTGTTCGGATATCGATGATGTTATTGTGTTCCTGCGTGATGGTACAATGATGATTTCAAAAGTTGATGCTAAAACATTTATAGGAAAAGATATTATACACGTCGCTGTTTTTGATAAGAGCGATAAGCGTACGATTTACAACATGATGTATCGTGATGGTAAATCCGGACCTTCGTATATAAAACGTTTTAATGTTACCGGAGTTACACGTGATAAAGCGTATGATCTGACTAACGGGACAAATGGTTCGCAGGTGGTTTATTTTTCGCATAATCCGAATGGAGAAGCAGAGGTGGTTACTATTTTACTGCGTCAAATAGGAACCATTAAAAAACTGAAATTCGATATTGATTTTGCTAAACTGGCCATCAAAGGCCGTGGATCAAAAGGAAATTTGGTTACCAAATATCCAATCAAGAAAATAGAATTAAAAGAAAAAGGAATTTCGACTTTACTGCCAAGAAAAGTCTGGTTTGATGATACCGTTAAACGTTTAAATGTTGATGCCAGAGGAGAATTGCTGGGAGAGTTTAAACCAAGCGATAAAATTCTGATCATAAGTCAGGCCGGTAAGTTGAAGGTAATTATTCCGGAATTATCGACTCATTTTGAGGAAGATATGATTGTTTTGGAAAAATGGAAACCTAAAAAACCAATTTCGGCGATTTATTACGATGGAGAAAAAGAACGTTATTTCTTAAAACGTTTCCTTGTGGAAAATGAAGGTAAAGAAGAAAGTTTTATTACAGATCACCCGAACTCGCAATTAGAAATTGTATCAACAGATTACCGTCCGTTAGCCCAGTTGGTTTTTGCAAAAGTAAAAGGAGTTCAGAAAGAAGATTTACATATTGATGTTGAAGATTTTATTGCTGTAAAAGGTTTTAAAGCACTCGGAAATCAACTGACGAGTGATAAGCTAAAACAAGTAAATCTGTTAGAACCGCTGCCTTATGAAGAACCGGTTGAAGAAGTTCCGGAGCGGGTAATCGCAGACGATGATGACGCCGTTGAAACAGAATTAGATGATGATGGTCAGATAGGTCTGGTTCTTGAATAA
- a CDS encoding DNA topoisomerase IV — MKKSLFLLPLLTLFSCYNAEHNCKDFKNGKFKFEFEVNGIKKTTVFERKDNIEIETFEGKTDTSTIRWVSDCEYILQKKHPKNMAEEKAISMKILTTSKDSYTFEFGMVGSDQKQRGTVVRVE, encoded by the coding sequence ATGAAAAAAAGTTTATTCCTTTTACCGCTACTGACATTATTCTCCTGTTACAACGCAGAACACAACTGCAAAGATTTTAAAAATGGAAAATTCAAATTTGAATTTGAAGTAAATGGTATCAAAAAAACCACTGTTTTTGAACGTAAAGACAACATCGAAATCGAAACTTTTGAAGGTAAAACAGACACTTCAACCATCAGATGGGTAAGTGATTGTGAATACATTTTACAAAAAAAACATCCTAAAAATATGGCTGAAGAAAAAGCTATCAGCATGAAAATTCTAACCACTTCTAAAGATTCTTATACTTTTGAATTTGGAATGGTGGGTTCTGACCAAAAACAACGTGGTACAGTGGTAAGAGTTGAGTAA
- a CDS encoding DUF1572 domain-containing protein yields MKATDSYLESVKKQFLYYKMLGEKAIAQLEPEQLFVTLNEDTNSIATIVKHVSGNMLSRWTDFLTSDGEKEWRNRDSEFENDLKSKEEVLLIWDKGWDCLLNALNSLNPEQLSDIIYIRNEGHTVIEAINRQLAHYPYHIGQIVFYAKQLKKGDWDSLSIPKNKSGNYNAEKFAKEKEIKNFTDDELKRS; encoded by the coding sequence ATGAAAGCAACTGATTCCTATTTAGAAAGCGTTAAAAAACAGTTTTTGTACTATAAAATGCTGGGAGAAAAAGCCATTGCACAATTAGAACCCGAACAGCTTTTTGTCACCCTTAATGAAGATACCAACAGTATTGCTACGATTGTAAAACACGTTTCAGGCAATATGCTCTCACGTTGGACCGATTTTTTAACGTCTGATGGCGAAAAAGAGTGGCGCAATCGCGATTCGGAATTTGAAAATGATCTAAAATCTAAAGAAGAAGTTCTGCTGATCTGGGACAAAGGCTGGGATTGTTTACTGAATGCCTTAAACAGCTTAAACCCGGAACAACTTTCAGACATCATTTACATCCGAAACGAAGGTCATACCGTTATTGAGGCAATCAACAGACAGCTGGCACATTATCCTTATCATATCGGACAGATTGTTTTTTATGCCAAACAATTAAAAAAGGGTGACTGGGACAGTTTATCCATTCCTAAAAATAAATCCGGAAATTACAACGCCGAAAAGTTTGCCAAAGAAAAAGAAATCAAGAACTTTACAGATGATGAATTGAAACGATCTTAG
- a CDS encoding pentapeptide repeat-containing protein, producing the protein MESLIHIQKTFEKVTYIDKKINNREFEDCVFKNCDFSNSNFAYNTFLDCEFIDCNLSMTSLSGTSLKNATFKNCKLLGIAFNECDDFLFQVYFEESTLDYAVFSNKKMPKTKFINCSLREISFIGCNLTSALFDNCNLEGAIFNDTQLAGVDFRTAYNYKIDPEFNPMRKAQFSTQGIVGLLDKYDIKIV; encoded by the coding sequence ATGGAAAGTCTAATTCACATTCAAAAAACCTTCGAAAAAGTTACTTATATTGACAAGAAAATAAACAATCGGGAGTTTGAAGATTGTGTTTTTAAGAATTGTGATTTTTCGAATAGCAATTTTGCTTACAACACCTTTTTAGACTGTGAGTTTATCGATTGCAATTTGTCGATGACAAGTTTGTCCGGTACCAGTCTGAAAAATGCTACATTCAAAAATTGCAAGCTTCTTGGAATTGCTTTTAACGAATGTGATGATTTTCTATTCCAGGTTTATTTTGAAGAAAGCACATTAGATTATGCTGTTTTTTCGAACAAGAAAATGCCTAAAACTAAATTTATCAACTGCTCTTTGCGTGAGATTTCTTTTATAGGATGCAATCTAACCAGTGCTTTATTTGACAATTGCAATCTCGAGGGAGCTATTTTTAACGATACACAACTGGCAGGCGTCGACTTTAGAACTGCCTACAATTATAAAATTGATCCTGAATTTAACCCTATGCGAAAAGCACAATTTTCAACTCAGGGTATTGTAGGGCTATTAGACAAATACGATATTAAAATTGTATAG
- a CDS encoding PDDEXK nuclease domain-containing protein, giving the protein MSDGLQNKIIFQQVAELLQNARQQVLRTVNSTMTITYFEIGRIIVEEEQNGKDRAEYGKQLLKGLSQQLTEEFGKGFSVESLDRMRKFYQIYSISSSPMTKLQNRISQSLTGELKTKKSQSVAEEFQSQKAQSLASFFKLTWTHYIFLMRIEDEQERRFYEIESEKYNWSVRELKRQYDTALYTRLALSRDKEGILELSEQGQIIEKPKDIIKDPYILEFLGLPELNQYSESQLEEEIINKLEHFLLELGHGFTFVARQNRITFDDKHFRIDLVFYNRILRCFVLIDLKIGELKHQDLGQMQMYVNYYDREMRLEDENKTIGIVLCQNKSEAVVKYTLPENNEQIFASKYKTVLPSVEVLKELLESK; this is encoded by the coding sequence TTGTCAGACGGTCTTCAAAATAAAATCATTTTTCAGCAAGTTGCCGAGTTATTGCAAAATGCGCGACAACAGGTTTTGCGTACCGTAAATTCTACCATGACCATTACCTATTTTGAAATTGGAAGAATAATTGTTGAAGAAGAGCAGAATGGAAAAGACAGGGCCGAGTACGGAAAACAGCTTTTAAAAGGCCTTTCTCAACAATTGACAGAGGAATTTGGTAAGGGATTTTCTGTTGAAAGTTTGGATCGTATGCGGAAATTTTATCAAATTTATTCAATTTCGTCATCACCGATGACGAAATTGCAAAATAGAATTTCCCAGTCACTGACTGGGGAATTGAAAACAAAGAAATCACAGTCAGTTGCTGAGGAATTTCAATCTCAAAAAGCGCAGTCATTGGCTTCGTTTTTCAAATTAACTTGGACTCACTATATTTTCTTAATGCGAATTGAAGATGAACAAGAGCGACGTTTTTATGAAATTGAATCTGAAAAATACAATTGGAGTGTTCGTGAATTAAAACGGCAATATGATACAGCACTTTATACGAGATTAGCTTTAAGCCGTGATAAAGAAGGAATATTAGAACTTTCAGAACAAGGTCAGATTATTGAAAAACCGAAAGATATTATTAAAGATCCTTATATATTGGAGTTTTTGGGATTGCCCGAATTAAATCAGTATTCTGAATCACAACTGGAAGAAGAAATTATCAATAAATTAGAGCATTTTTTACTGGAATTGGGACATGGTTTTACTTTTGTTGCCAGACAAAACAGAATCACTTTTGACGATAAACATTTCAGAATTGATTTGGTTTTTTATAATCGAATATTAAGATGTTTTGTCCTTATAGATTTAAAAATAGGAGAGCTTAAACATCAGGATTTAGGACAAATGCAAATGTATGTTAATTACTATGACAGAGAAATGCGTTTGGAAGACGAGAACAAAACTATTGGAATTGTACTTTGCCAGAATAAAAGCGAAGCTGTAGTAAAATATACCTTGCCCGAGAACAATGAGCAAATTTTTGCCAGTAAATACAAAACAGTATTACCAAGTGTAGAGGTTTTAAAGGAACTTCTTGAAAGTAAATAA
- a CDS encoding DUF6095 family protein, whose protein sequence is MATNKELLGKGIKYLSGSLPLLFIGPSLIYNAFMNQHTNWHYLVLGIGIVACLSAMFLIFYGLKIIMKGLFND, encoded by the coding sequence ATGGCAACAAATAAAGAATTATTAGGAAAAGGAATTAAATATTTATCGGGTTCATTGCCTTTATTGTTTATTGGGCCATCGCTCATTTATAACGCTTTTATGAATCAGCATACCAACTGGCATTATCTGGTTTTGGGAATTGGAATTGTGGCTTGTTTAAGCGCTATGTTTTTGATTTTTTACGGATTGAAAATCATTATGAAAGGTTTATTTAATGACTAA
- a CDS encoding TerC family protein produces MEVFLNPDAWIALLTLTFLEIVLGIDNIIFISIVTGKLPEEDRKRATRIGLFLAMFMRIALLMGISYLIAMKATLFSIHWGWFEGDFTGQAVILFLGGLFLIYKSTKEISEKVDHPAEEEKTLKTVAKKSFSNVIMQILLIDLIFSVDSILTAVGMTNGVHGALTIMITAVVISVLVMMLFAVPVGNFVNKNPSIQILGLSFLILIGFMLITESMHLSNAALAGEHIGAVPKGYLYFAISFSLAVEFINMRIRKKHSSN; encoded by the coding sequence ATGGAAGTTTTTCTAAACCCCGATGCCTGGATTGCCTTACTGACATTGACTTTTCTGGAAATTGTCCTGGGGATTGACAATATTATTTTTATATCCATCGTCACGGGGAAATTGCCTGAAGAAGATCGAAAGAGAGCCACCCGAATTGGTTTGTTTTTGGCCATGTTTATGCGTATCGCCCTGTTGATGGGAATTTCGTATCTGATTGCCATGAAAGCAACTCTTTTCAGCATTCACTGGGGCTGGTTCGAAGGAGATTTTACGGGGCAGGCGGTCATTTTGTTTCTGGGCGGTTTGTTCCTGATTTATAAGAGTACTAAAGAAATCAGCGAAAAAGTGGACCATCCTGCAGAGGAGGAAAAAACACTTAAAACTGTTGCCAAAAAATCATTTTCGAATGTCATTATGCAAATCCTGCTGATCGATTTGATTTTTTCTGTCGACTCGATCTTAACGGCTGTCGGTATGACAAATGGTGTTCATGGTGCTTTAACAATCATGATTACAGCAGTAGTCATTTCGGTACTGGTTATGATGTTGTTTGCTGTTCCTGTTGGAAATTTTGTCAACAAGAATCCGTCCATTCAAATATTAGGACTTTCGTTCTTGATTCTCATCGGTTTTATGCTGATTACGGAAAGCATGCACCTATCGAATGCTGCACTTGCTGGCGAACATATTGGAGCGGTACCAAAAGGTTATTTGTACTTCGCCATTTCGTTTTCGCTTGCTGTGGAATTTATCAATATGCGAATCCGAAAAAAACATTCGTCAAATTAA
- the murQ gene encoding N-acetylmuramic acid 6-phosphate etherase, with translation MTFTKTTEQSSKYEHLEKMSVHELLVNINQEDKTVPDAVEKAIPQIETLVAQVVSKLKLGGRLFYIGAGTSGRLGVVDASECPPTFGVPFDLVNGIIAGGDTAIRRAVENAEDNATQAWIDLQANHIDQNDVVIGIAASGTTPYVIGGLESCNQNNILTGCITNNAGSPLALTAQFPVEVVVGPEFITGSSRMKAGTAQKLVLNMISTAAMIQLGKVKGNKMVDMQLSNIKLVDRGVKMIMGEIPVSYEQASELLKKYGSVRNAVDNYNL, from the coding sequence ATGACCTTTACAAAAACAACAGAACAGTCCTCAAAATACGAACATTTAGAAAAAATGTCGGTTCATGAACTTCTGGTTAACATCAATCAGGAAGACAAAACTGTTCCTGATGCAGTCGAAAAAGCGATTCCGCAAATTGAAACTTTAGTAGCACAGGTAGTTTCTAAATTAAAATTAGGCGGTCGATTATTTTATATTGGTGCGGGAACATCCGGACGCTTAGGTGTTGTTGATGCTTCAGAATGTCCTCCAACTTTTGGTGTTCCTTTTGATTTAGTAAACGGAATTATTGCCGGTGGTGATACTGCCATTCGTCGTGCCGTAGAAAATGCCGAAGACAATGCAACCCAAGCCTGGATTGATTTGCAGGCGAATCATATTGATCAAAACGATGTAGTAATTGGTATCGCGGCTTCAGGAACTACACCTTATGTGATTGGCGGTTTAGAAAGCTGTAATCAAAATAATATTCTTACGGGCTGTATTACTAACAATGCAGGAAGTCCTTTGGCGCTTACTGCTCAATTTCCGGTTGAAGTGGTTGTAGGTCCGGAATTTATCACCGGAAGCTCCCGAATGAAAGCCGGAACAGCTCAAAAATTAGTGCTGAATATGATTTCGACTGCTGCAATGATTCAGCTTGGAAAAGTAAAAGGCAATAAAATGGTCGATATGCAATTGAGTAATATCAAATTGGTAGATCGCGGTGTAAAAATGATAATGGGAGAAATTCCAGTTTCCTACGAACAAGCCAGTGAATTATTAAAAAAATACGGCAGCGTACGAAATGCTGTGGACAATTATAATCTTTAA